One genomic region from Oncorhynchus tshawytscha isolate Ot180627B unplaced genomic scaffold, Otsh_v2.0 Un_contig_2428_pilon_pilon, whole genome shotgun sequence encodes:
- the LOC112238529 gene encoding hatching enzyme 1.2, whose protein sequence is MEQSPSLTLLLLLLLGLSQANPLMEDGSGPEILPDNPEAVDITERILTTNNGSSQFLLEGDMVAPTTRNAMICYSAGCFWKKGSDGLVEVPYTVSSSFSSSDKQGIENALLAFTSKTCIRFVPWQNQVDFISYEPRDGCWSPLGRVGGQQTVSLQMDGCVYFGIIQHETLHALGFQHEQTRSDRDEYVTINWSNIDSNNAYNFDRSNTNNLNTPYDYSSVMHYGKTAFSVNGMDTITPIPNPNVPIGQRQGLSTTDILRINRLYGC, encoded by the exons ATGGAGCAAAgcccctctctcaccctgctgctgctgctgctgctgggcctCTCTCAGGCCAACCCTCTCATGGAGGATGGAAGTGgaccagagatcctaccagacAACCCTGAGGCTGTCGACATCACTGAGAGAATTCTGACCACTAATAATGGCTCCAGTCAGTTCCTGTTGGAGGGGGACATGGTGGCACCAACAACCAGAAACGCCATGATTTGCTATAG TGCAGGGTGCTTCTGGAAAAAAGGCTCCGACGGACTGGTTGAAGTGCCCTACACAGTGAGCAGTAGCTTCAGTTCCTCTGACAAGCAGGGCATTGAAAACGCCCTCCTGGCCTTCACTTCCAAGACCTGCATTCGCTTCGTGCCTTGGCAGAATCAGGTTGACTTCATCAGCTACGAGCCCAGAGACGGGTGCTGGTCCCCTCTTGGGAGAGTGGGAGGCCAACAGACGGTCTCTCTCCAAATGGATGGCTGCGTTTACTTCGGCATCATTCAGCACGAGACTCTCCACGCTCTGGGCTTCCAACACGAACAAACCAGGAGCGACCGTGACGAGTACGTCACCATCAACTGGAGTAACATCGACTCTAACAATGCCTACAACTTTGATAGATCAAACACCAACAACCTGAACACTCCCTATGACTACAGCTCTGTCATGCACTATGGAAAAACAGCCTTCTCTGTCAACGGGATGGACACCATCACCCCCATCCCCAACCCCAATGTGCCCATCGGCCAGAGACAGGGGTTGTCCACCACGGACATCCTGAGGATCAACAGACTCTACGGCTGCTGA